One Kaistella polysaccharea DNA segment encodes these proteins:
- a CDS encoding acyl-ACP desaturase: MDNKLMRNEVMRTLGKDVDTFISSYLTPVEKIWQPTDFLPDPSADSFKYDVEELQTYAREMGYDLFVTLIGDCITEEALPSYESWLMGVDGVDQEERSGWAQWVRSWTAEENRHGDLLNKYLYLCGRVNMREVEITTQYLIQDGFDIGTTMDPYRNFVYTSFQETATNISHRRVGSLAKQSGNTKLSRMCGVIAADEARHAKAYKHFVTKIFELDPSEMMLAFEDMMRKKIVMPAHLMRESGQAAGELWEHFSDAAQRAMVYTGQDYINILSELLDEWKIEHVTNLNEKAQKAQEYLVKLPSRLQRITDRISTPDLEYQFKWVKS; this comes from the coding sequence ATGGATAATAAATTAATGAGAAATGAGGTTATGCGAACATTAGGCAAAGATGTCGATACCTTCATTTCATCCTACCTAACACCTGTAGAAAAAATTTGGCAACCCACGGATTTTCTTCCAGATCCGTCTGCAGATAGTTTTAAATATGATGTCGAAGAATTACAAACCTATGCTCGCGAAATGGGCTACGATCTTTTTGTCACCTTGATCGGAGATTGTATTACGGAAGAGGCCTTACCAAGTTATGAGTCATGGCTGATGGGAGTTGACGGCGTTGACCAGGAAGAAAGAAGCGGTTGGGCACAATGGGTACGTAGTTGGACGGCCGAAGAAAACCGCCATGGTGACTTATTAAACAAATATCTATACCTCTGCGGTCGCGTTAATATGCGCGAAGTAGAGATTACAACGCAGTATTTAATTCAAGATGGTTTTGATATTGGGACAACCATGGATCCGTACCGGAACTTCGTTTATACTAGTTTTCAGGAAACAGCTACCAATATTTCTCACCGTAGAGTAGGATCGTTGGCAAAACAAAGTGGAAATACCAAACTATCCAGAATGTGCGGCGTAATTGCGGCAGATGAAGCACGACACGCTAAAGCATATAAACACTTCGTTACCAAAATTTTTGAACTTGACCCTTCAGAAATGATGTTGGCATTTGAAGATATGATGAGAAAGAAAATTGTGATGCCTGCACATTTAATGAGAGAATCTGGTCAGGCTGCTGGTGAACTTTGGGAACATTTTTCAGATGCGGCACAGCGCGCAATGGTTTATACTGGTCAAGATTATATCAATATACTAAGTGAACTTTTAGATGAATGGAAAATTGAGCATGTCACAAACCTTAATGAAAAAGCACAGAAAGCGCAGGAGTATTTGGTGAAATTACCGTCTCGCTTACAAAGAATTACCGATAGAATTTCAACGCCTGATTTAGAATATCAGTTCAAATGGGTAAAATCATAA
- a CDS encoding BT0820 family HAD-type phosphatase: MTNSKKLAIDFDGTIVDDGYPGIGKPKIFAFETLRKLQSEGHRLILWTYRHGKTLDEAVEFCKKNGVEFYAVNSSFEGEIFDHSQASRKIDADLFIDDRNLGGFPGWGEIYNIINERIEFRVEGKEVLAYSKIKKEKKKGLFW; the protein is encoded by the coding sequence ATGACCAACAGCAAAAAATTAGCTATTGATTTTGACGGCACCATTGTAGATGATGGATATCCCGGTATTGGCAAACCCAAGATATTTGCCTTTGAGACCCTTCGCAAATTACAGTCGGAAGGTCATCGCCTGATATTATGGACATATCGGCACGGCAAAACCTTAGACGAAGCAGTTGAATTCTGTAAAAAAAATGGGGTTGAATTTTATGCCGTTAATTCTAGTTTTGAAGGCGAGATATTTGATCACAGCCAGGCATCTCGAAAAATTGATGCCGATTTATTCATTGATGACCGAAATTTAGGCGGCTTTCCAGGTTGGGGGGAAATCTATAATATTATAAATGAAAGAATAGAATTTAGAGTAGAAGGCAAAGAGGTTTTGGCCTATTCTAAAATTAAAAAAGAAAAAAAGAAAGGCCTTTTCTGGTAA
- the map gene encoding type I methionyl aminopeptidase yields MIHLKTLEELRLMRESAQLVSRTLGMLAKEIKPGVTTLHLDNLGGQFIRDHGGEPAFLGMYGFPKNLCISPNAEVVHGIPNEKPLKEGDILSVDCGVYMNGFYGDHAYSFAVGEINPETKKLLKITKESLYKGIEQCVRGKRVGDISNAIQTYCENHGYGVVRELVGHGLGRKMHEDPQVPNYGRKGSGKVLKDGIVLAIEPMVNLGTEKVKFHSDGWTVTSEDNSPSAHFEHDVCIIGGKPVLLSTFSYIYEALGIVSDEEKPFTMDF; encoded by the coding sequence TTGATACATTTAAAAACATTAGAAGAACTCCGATTGATGCGCGAAAGTGCTCAGCTGGTTTCAAGGACTTTGGGCATGCTTGCAAAAGAAATAAAACCTGGAGTTACTACTTTACATCTTGATAATTTAGGCGGTCAATTTATACGCGATCATGGCGGCGAACCAGCTTTTTTAGGAATGTATGGCTTCCCGAAAAATCTTTGTATTTCTCCAAATGCTGAAGTTGTACACGGAATTCCAAATGAAAAACCTCTTAAAGAAGGGGATATTTTATCTGTTGATTGCGGAGTGTATATGAATGGTTTTTATGGCGATCACGCCTATTCATTTGCCGTGGGCGAAATAAATCCGGAAACTAAAAAATTATTGAAAATTACCAAAGAATCTCTCTACAAAGGAATCGAGCAATGCGTTCGCGGAAAAAGAGTAGGAGATATCTCTAATGCAATTCAAACGTATTGTGAAAATCACGGATATGGAGTTGTCCGGGAATTGGTCGGGCATGGCTTGGGTAGAAAAATGCATGAAGATCCTCAAGTTCCAAATTACGGTAGAAAAGGAAGTGGAAAAGTTTTAAAAGACGGGATTGTTCTTGCCATTGAACCCATGGTAAATTTGGGGACAGAAAAGGTTAAATTTCACAGCGATGGCTGGACGGTAACTTCTGAAGATAATTCGCCATCCGCACATTTTGAACATGATGTTTGCATCATTGGTGGGAAACCAGTTTTACTTTCAACATTTAGCTATATTTATGAAGCATTGGGTATTGTAAGTGACGAAGAAAAACCATTTACAATGGACTTTTAA
- a CDS encoding class I SAM-dependent methyltransferase, giving the protein MKKIARFLLNAIPRPLLINLSILLRPFTYFIFKGDQFTDPIDGKSYRKFLPYGYGKQRENALSPGTLSLERHRQMWLYLQNETDFFTKYYKVLHIAPEQEFLRRFKKLKNLQYISADLFSPIVDVKADILDLPFEDESFDIIFCNHVLEHIADDQKAMSELLRVMKSGGWGIFQVPIKSSLEKTYEDFSITDKVERQKHFGQYDHVRWYGMDYFERLKKAGFEVDINFYSKKFSQEEITRFGLMENEILPIVSKK; this is encoded by the coding sequence ATGAAAAAAATTGCGCGATTTTTACTCAATGCGATTCCTAGACCTTTACTTATTAATCTGAGTATTCTTCTGCGGCCTTTTACCTATTTTATTTTTAAAGGTGATCAATTTACAGATCCCATCGACGGTAAATCTTATCGTAAATTTCTTCCTTACGGCTACGGGAAACAGCGTGAGAACGCTTTATCACCTGGAACATTAAGTTTAGAAAGACATCGACAAATGTGGTTGTATCTTCAAAATGAAACCGATTTTTTCACTAAATATTACAAAGTTTTACATATTGCTCCGGAGCAGGAATTTCTGCGAAGATTTAAAAAGCTTAAAAATTTACAATATATTTCTGCAGATTTATTTTCTCCCATTGTAGATGTTAAAGCTGATATCCTGGATTTGCCTTTTGAAGATGAAAGTTTTGATATTATTTTTTGCAACCACGTTTTAGAACATATCGCAGATGATCAGAAAGCGATGAGTGAACTTTTGCGAGTTATGAAAAGTGGGGGTTGGGGAATTTTTCAAGTGCCTATAAAAAGTTCATTAGAAAAAACTTACGAAGATTTTTCCATCACCGATAAAGTTGAAAGACAAAAGCACTTTGGGCAATACGACCATGTTCGCTGGTACGGAATGGATTATTTCGAGCGTTTAAAAAAAGCGGGTTTTGAAGTTGATATTAATTTTTATTCAAAAAAATTCAGTCAAGAAGAAATTACACGTTTTGGTTTAATGGAAAACGAAATTTTACCCATCGTTTCAAAGAAATAA
- a CDS encoding SGNH/GDSL hydrolase family protein → MKKKYFIHLLRSIPLLPVIYFQGKKIKKNIQFLPEAKDPEGLIDINSDKTLNVLFIGESSFAGVGSDFHKNSFAGHFSNELSSVFHCNIGWKVYARTGYNVQKVHERILPKITETDCDLLVIGIGANDSFEFTQPKKWQINIQLLIDSLRLKFPETPISFVQLPTIEAFPALTKEMQSVLGNHKDLLAEYLHRQTSKNDNIYFPTNKVDIQKWMKQLKNGQTIEDFFSDGIHPSKLTYRIWARESVQFLLDSKLDFS, encoded by the coding sequence ATGAAAAAGAAATATTTCATCCATTTATTGAGATCGATTCCTTTGTTGCCTGTTATTTATTTCCAGGGAAAGAAAATCAAAAAGAATATTCAGTTTTTGCCGGAAGCAAAAGACCCGGAAGGTTTAATCGACATTAATTCTGATAAAACTTTGAACGTTCTTTTTATAGGTGAAAGTTCCTTCGCCGGAGTCGGTTCAGATTTCCATAAAAACAGTTTTGCCGGTCATTTCTCAAACGAATTAAGTTCCGTATTTCACTGTAATATTGGGTGGAAAGTCTATGCTAGAACGGGATATAATGTGCAGAAAGTTCACGAAAGAATCCTTCCTAAAATTACAGAAACTGATTGTGATTTATTGGTAATTGGCATCGGAGCAAATGATTCTTTTGAATTTACTCAGCCAAAAAAATGGCAAATAAACATTCAATTATTAATTGATTCTTTACGATTAAAATTTCCAGAAACTCCAATTTCATTTGTGCAATTACCGACTATTGAAGCGTTTCCAGCGCTCACCAAAGAAATGCAATCTGTTTTAGGAAATCATAAAGATCTGCTTGCAGAATATCTTCATCGTCAAACTTCAAAAAACGATAACATCTATTTTCCGACCAACAAAGTCGATATTCAAAAATGGATGAAACAGTTGAAAAATGGTCAAACAATCGAGGACTTTTTTAGTGATGGTATTCATCCTTCCAAACTTACTTATAGGATTTGGGCGAGAGAAAGTGTACAATTTCTGCTCGATTCAAAGCTAGATTTTTCTTAA